A genomic region of Luteibacter aegosomatissinici contains the following coding sequences:
- a CDS encoding beta-mannosidase has product MTARASLALALLLAAGAASAATPTEKDLSAGWRFRLAPGAAASDAHPEVKDWQPATVPGAVQTDLLALGRVQDPFWRDNEASLQWIGLADWDYHLDFDVDAAMLARGHVDLVFDGLDTFADVTLNGKKVLSADNMFRQWRLPAKAALKQGKNTLDVRFASPVGKLLPWLMKQPYSLPGEFDSAFGDEPKGKQTSNYVRKSNYQYGWDWGPRYLTAGIWQPVRLQAWDDLRLNDFHVAQDHVDADAAKLQAAFDLRADKAGAATLKVDWTAPDGTKGHEERNVTLAKGENHLAVPVDIAHPQRWWPVGYGDANLYHFHADVVANGAAVASADKDTGLRSVELRREKDQWGRGFAFVVNGVPIFAKGANLIPFDSFPTRVTTAKMEAILTSARDANMNMLRMWGGGTYQPDAFYALADRMGIMVWQDFMYGGAITPYDKAFNETARIEAIEQVTRLRDHPSIVLWAGNNEVQTGWDDWPDRQDFRKFVNADEVKKIDDGMRELFGKTLRGVVKDLSPNVPYWASSPSTDYEGPANVENDGDFHYWKVWSGSEPIDHYLDMTPRFQSEYGLQSFPVMATIKAFAEPGDMQPESKVMRAHQKFANGDGNQRLLLYIRAGYGEPKDFPSFVYLSQVMQAEGIELAAEHLRSARPRNMGTLYWQLNDVWPGASWASVDYFNRWKALQFHAKRFYAPVDVVPLRRNGQTEVFAVSDRVKDFDATLRTRVYAMDGKLLRDSSQPVKAAALSSTSVLKADDATLLKGADPKKTVVAFDLMEQGKPVASHLLYFGAAKDIALPAKPELTTNIHETAGGLVITVTAKRLARAVWVDTGDLDVRLADNAFDLLPGESRDILVTGKADAATLHKAVSVTSLVDALKETHP; this is encoded by the coding sequence GTGACGGCCCGCGCGTCGCTGGCCCTGGCCCTCCTGCTCGCCGCGGGAGCGGCCAGTGCCGCAACGCCTACGGAGAAAGACCTCTCCGCCGGCTGGCGGTTCCGCCTCGCCCCCGGGGCGGCGGCCAGCGATGCGCACCCCGAAGTGAAAGATTGGCAGCCGGCCACCGTGCCGGGTGCCGTCCAGACCGATCTGCTCGCCCTGGGGCGGGTGCAGGATCCGTTCTGGCGCGATAACGAAGCCAGCCTGCAGTGGATCGGGCTGGCTGACTGGGATTACCACCTGGATTTCGACGTGGATGCGGCCATGCTGGCGCGCGGCCACGTCGACCTGGTGTTCGACGGCCTCGATACGTTCGCGGACGTCACCCTCAACGGGAAGAAGGTGCTGAGCGCGGACAACATGTTCCGCCAGTGGCGCCTGCCCGCGAAGGCCGCCCTGAAGCAGGGCAAGAACACCCTGGATGTCCGGTTCGCCTCGCCCGTGGGCAAGCTGCTGCCGTGGCTGATGAAGCAGCCATACTCGTTGCCCGGCGAGTTCGATTCGGCCTTTGGCGATGAGCCGAAGGGCAAGCAGACCTCCAACTACGTGCGCAAGTCCAACTACCAGTACGGCTGGGACTGGGGCCCGCGCTACCTCACCGCCGGCATCTGGCAGCCGGTGCGCCTGCAGGCGTGGGACGACCTGCGCCTCAACGATTTCCATGTGGCCCAGGATCACGTCGATGCCGATGCAGCGAAGCTGCAGGCCGCGTTCGACCTGCGCGCCGACAAGGCCGGTGCCGCCACGCTGAAGGTCGACTGGACCGCGCCCGATGGCACCAAGGGCCATGAAGAACGCAACGTCACGCTGGCGAAGGGCGAGAACCATCTCGCCGTGCCGGTGGATATCGCGCACCCGCAACGCTGGTGGCCCGTGGGCTACGGCGACGCCAACCTCTATCATTTCCATGCCGATGTCGTGGCCAATGGCGCAGCCGTCGCCAGCGCCGACAAGGACACCGGCCTGCGCAGCGTCGAGCTGCGCCGGGAGAAGGATCAGTGGGGCAGGGGCTTTGCCTTTGTCGTGAACGGCGTGCCCATTTTCGCCAAGGGTGCCAACCTCATTCCGTTCGATAGCTTCCCCACCCGCGTCACCACCGCGAAGATGGAAGCCATCCTCACCTCCGCCCGCGACGCCAACATGAACATGTTGCGCATGTGGGGCGGCGGCACCTACCAGCCCGATGCCTTCTACGCCCTGGCCGATCGCATGGGCATCATGGTGTGGCAGGACTTCATGTACGGCGGTGCCATTACACCGTACGACAAGGCCTTCAACGAGACCGCGCGCATCGAGGCGATCGAGCAGGTCACCCGCCTGCGCGACCACCCCTCGATCGTGCTGTGGGCGGGTAACAACGAAGTGCAGACCGGCTGGGATGACTGGCCGGATCGCCAGGACTTCCGCAAGTTCGTCAACGCCGATGAAGTGAAGAAGATCGACGACGGCATGCGCGAGCTGTTCGGCAAGACGCTGCGTGGCGTCGTGAAGGACCTTTCGCCCAACGTGCCGTACTGGGCCAGCTCGCCCAGCACGGATTACGAGGGCCCGGCCAACGTCGAGAACGATGGCGATTTCCATTACTGGAAGGTGTGGTCCGGCTCCGAGCCGATCGACCACTACCTGGACATGACCCCGCGCTTCCAGAGCGAGTACGGCCTGCAGTCGTTCCCGGTCATGGCCACGATCAAGGCCTTTGCCGAACCCGGTGATATGCAGCCGGAATCGAAGGTGATGCGCGCCCACCAGAAGTTCGCCAATGGCGACGGTAACCAGCGCCTGCTGCTGTATATCCGTGCGGGCTACGGCGAGCCGAAGGATTTCCCGTCGTTCGTGTACCTCAGCCAGGTCATGCAGGCCGAGGGCATCGAACTGGCGGCCGAGCACCTGCGCAGCGCGCGCCCGCGCAACATGGGCACGTTGTATTGGCAGCTCAACGACGTGTGGCCCGGCGCCTCGTGGGCCAGCGTGGATTACTTCAACCGCTGGAAGGCCCTGCAGTTCCATGCGAAGCGCTTCTATGCGCCGGTGGACGTGGTGCCGCTTCGCCGAAACGGGCAGACGGAAGTGTTCGCCGTCTCCGATCGGGTGAAGGATTTCGACGCCACCCTGCGCACCCGCGTGTACGCGATGGACGGCAAGCTGCTGCGCGACAGCAGCCAGCCGGTGAAGGCCGCGGCACTCTCGAGCACTTCCGTGTTGAAGGCGGATGACGCCACCCTGCTGAAGGGCGCCGACCCGAAGAAGACCGTGGTGGCGTTCGACCTGATGGAGCAGGGCAAGCCGGTGGCCAGCCACCTGCTGTACTTCGGCGCGGCGAAGGATATTGCACTGCCGGCAAAGCCCGAGCTCACCACGAACATCCATGAGACGGCCGGTGGCCTGGTGATTACCGTGACCGCGAAGCGCCTGGCGCGTGCGGTGTGGGTGGATACCGGCGACCTGGACGTACGCCTTGCGGACAACGCTTTCGACCTGTTGCCGGGTGAGAGCCGCGACATCCTTGTTACCGGTAAGGCCGATGCGGCGACGCTGCACAAGGCCGTGTCGGTAACCTCGCTGGTCGATGCACTGAAGGAGACCCACCCGTGA
- a CDS encoding glycoside hydrolase family 125 protein has product MNPSRRNLIKWLSLAPGLAVAGGLSTAALAAPRFESKRPPVGKRKFTSPAVEKLLASTKKKIADPELAWLFENCFPNTLDTTVEVGRLDGFEDTFVVTGDIDAMWLRDSSAQVWPYLPLVAKDEALRKLFRGLIRRQARCISIDPYANAFMPDPKAKSNMDWSQQDQTDMKPGVAERKWEIDSLCYPVRLAHGYWQATGDREPFDDSWRAATQLIVKTFKEQQRKDGLGPYHFQRPALNPTDSQMLHGFGAPAKPIGMIVQEFRPSDDATTLPFNIPGNLFAVVTLRRLAQMHGTFYGDQGFVAECNALADEVAAATEQYGVIRNGQDEYWAYEVDGYGNQLFMDDANVPSLLALPYLETTAYDKRYARTRELVWSNKNPYFFKGTAGEGIGGPHEGLRYIWPMSIMMKAFTTTDVAEQRQCLHMLKTTHGGTGFMHEAFDQDDPKNFTRSWFAWANTLFGELVIHLAEKNPDSLRRV; this is encoded by the coding sequence GTGAACCCGAGCCGCCGCAACCTCATCAAGTGGCTGTCCCTGGCACCTGGCCTCGCCGTGGCCGGTGGCCTCAGCACCGCCGCCCTGGCTGCGCCGCGTTTCGAGAGCAAGCGCCCGCCGGTAGGCAAGCGCAAGTTCACCAGCCCGGCGGTGGAGAAGCTGCTGGCCTCCACCAAGAAGAAGATCGCTGATCCCGAGCTGGCCTGGCTGTTCGAGAACTGCTTCCCGAACACGCTGGATACCACGGTCGAAGTGGGCCGTCTGGATGGTTTCGAAGATACCTTCGTGGTCACTGGCGATATCGATGCCATGTGGCTGCGCGATTCCTCCGCCCAGGTGTGGCCGTACCTGCCGCTGGTGGCCAAGGACGAAGCGCTGCGCAAGCTGTTCCGCGGCCTGATCCGCCGCCAGGCACGTTGCATCAGCATCGATCCGTACGCCAACGCGTTCATGCCCGACCCGAAAGCCAAGAGCAACATGGACTGGTCGCAGCAGGACCAGACCGACATGAAGCCCGGCGTGGCCGAGCGTAAGTGGGAGATCGATTCGCTGTGCTACCCGGTGCGCCTGGCGCACGGTTACTGGCAGGCCACGGGCGACCGCGAACCGTTCGACGACAGCTGGCGCGCCGCGACCCAGCTCATCGTCAAGACGTTCAAGGAACAGCAGCGCAAGGATGGCCTGGGCCCGTACCATTTCCAGCGCCCGGCGTTGAACCCTACCGATAGCCAGATGCTGCACGGCTTCGGCGCACCGGCCAAGCCGATCGGCATGATCGTGCAGGAGTTCCGCCCGTCCGATGACGCCACCACGCTGCCGTTCAACATCCCGGGCAACCTGTTCGCGGTGGTGACCCTGCGCCGCCTGGCGCAGATGCACGGCACCTTCTACGGCGACCAGGGCTTCGTGGCCGAGTGCAACGCGCTGGCCGATGAAGTGGCCGCCGCCACGGAGCAGTACGGCGTGATCCGCAACGGCCAGGACGAATACTGGGCGTATGAAGTGGATGGTTACGGCAACCAGCTGTTCATGGATGACGCGAACGTCCCCAGCCTGCTTGCCCTGCCGTACCTCGAGACCACGGCGTACGACAAGCGTTATGCACGCACCCGCGAGCTGGTGTGGAGCAACAAGAACCCGTACTTCTTCAAGGGCACGGCGGGCGAAGGCATCGGTGGTCCGCACGAAGGCCTGCGCTACATCTGGCCCATGTCGATCATGATGAAGGCGTTCACGACCACGGATGTGGCCGAGCAGCGCCAGTGCCTGCACATGCTGAAGACCACCCATGGCGGCACCGGCTTCATGCACGAAGCCTTTGACCAGGACGATCCGAAGAACTTCACCCGTTCGTGGTTTGCCTGGGCCAACACCTTGTTCGGCGAGCTGGTGATCCACCTCGCCGAAAAGAATCCTGATTCACTGCGCCGGGTCTGA